Proteins encoded by one window of Canis lupus dingo isolate Sandy chromosome 10, ASM325472v2, whole genome shotgun sequence:
- the LOC118350142 gene encoding collagen alpha-1(I) chain-like, which translates to MYRRIYDSDFTAPPPPSPRPPGQDGGKRPPGRTPCPLPLAAVQPPARSPGNPGTAAGARAGSGEAGGGREEGATTPPFVSSRRTPRDPETARSRAPAGGPGPPGRPLAAESGDTGPGASSGRGEGERPPSPLQRRGGRPREEGGRSAGGPRTPNSASRATQPVAERSLTQLPEGNTRPRGRGKPFPAPLHTAAARPTFRFFQQLRNWGAFMAPREEDSQAERMSPLRHPFLSPSPLTHTHTHNLNSSPAVAAQPPAPLRPPGCRLLTPQAPTFSQYTSPPPPFGSGGRPPPLQCGNVPAAPTGSSNRQSGAEADARPGQ; encoded by the exons atgtat AGGAGGATCTACGACAGCGAtttcaccgcccccccccccccgtccccacGCCCTCCTGGGCAGGACGGCGGCAAACGCCCGCCCGGCCgcaccccctgtcccctccccctcgcGGCCGTCCAGCCTCCGGCCAGGTCCCCGGGAAACCCCGGGACAGCTGCGGGCGCCCGAGCAGGGtccggggaggcggggggaggccgCGAAGAGGGGGCGACGACGCCACCATTTGTTAGCAGCCGGCGGACGCCCCGGGACCCGGAGACGGCGAGATCCCGCGCGCCCGCCGGCGGCCCGGGGCCTCCAGGTCGCCCCCTTGCAGCGGAGAGCGGCGACACCGGCCCCGGCGCGTCCtccgggaggggggagggggaaaggccCCCCTCCCCGCTGCAAAGGCGCGGGGGCCGCCCGcgagaggaggggggcaggagcgCGGGAGGGCCCCGCACCCCAAATTCGGCCTCCCGGGCCACACAGCCGGTCGCGGAGCGGAGCTTAACGCAGCTCCCGGAGGGAAACACCCGCCCGAGGGGTCGTGGGAAGCCCTTCCCCGCCCCTCTCCACACCGCCGCCGCGAGACCCACCTTCCGCTTCTTTCAGCAGCTGAGAAACTGGGGGGCGTTTATGGCGCCCCGGGAGGAAGACTCGCAGGCTGAGAGAATGTCACCTCTGAGGCAcccttttctctccccctctcccctcacacacacacacacgcacaactTGAACTCCTCGCCAGCGGTCGCCGCCCAGCCGCCGGCCCCCTTGCGCCCACCTGGCTGCCGGCTTCTGACACCCCAAGCCCCCACTTTCTCCCAAtacacctcccctccccctccatttgGGAGCGGGGGGAGGCCCCCCCCGCTTCAATGCGGAAATGTCCCCGCGGCTCCTACAGGCAGCAGCAACCGCCAATCAGGAGCCGAGGCGGACGCAAGGCCTGGCCAATGA